The following nucleotide sequence is from uncultured Ilyobacter sp..
TTGTGGCAGTTTCTAAATTTTGCTTTTCAAAAGAGTATAGTTTACATGTTGAGCTTATCCAATGTTTGTCAATGGATAAATTCTCAGCCTGCAAAAATGAAACAGCTGTTTATGGGATAACTGTCTACAGAGAAAGCGGTTTATTTAACATGTGCAGAAATATGGGATAGGATTCTTTTGAATTCCTGCCCATTTTTTATATGATTTTCAATTTAGAGGGGGAAATGTTTATGGAAAATAATGACTACAAAGTGCGGCCTTTGACTGAAGTTTATGGAACAAACTGTTTTAATGGGGCTACATTAAAGCAAAGAGTTCCTAAAAGTATTTTTAAAGAGTTTAAAAAAGTACAAAGTGGAGAAAAAGATCTTACGTTAAATGTTGCAGAAGTTATCGCAAATGCCATGAAAGATTGGGCACTAGAGAAGGGAGCGACTCACTTTACTCACTGGTTCCAGCCGCTTACAGGAATTACAGCAGAAAAGCATGACTCTTTTGTTAATCCAGGTCCAGACGGGACGGTAATATTGGAGTTTTCTGGAAAAGAGCTTATAAAAGGAGAACCTGATGCATCTTCATTCCCAAGTGGAGGACTAAGAGCTACTTTTGAAGCTAGAGGTTATACTGCATGGGATACTACATCACCAGCCTTCTTGAGAGAGGATCAGACTGGTATAACTCTTTATATACCTACAGCTTTTGTTTCATACAAGGGACACGCTTTAGATAAAAAAGTACCACTTTTAAGATCTATGGCAGCTGTTGAAAAACAATCTTTAAGAGTTTTAAAAGCTCTTGGAGATACCAAAACTGAGAAAACATATACAACTTTAGGAGTAGAGCAAGAGTATTTCTTAGTAGAGAAAGAATTCTATGAAAAAAGATTGGACCTTATGCATACTGGTAGAACTCTACTAGGTGCTGGTTCTGCAAAAGAGCAGGAACTTACAGGTCACTACTTTGGTACTATAAAAGAAAGAGTAGCTACATTCATGCAGGATCTAGACCTTGAACTATGGAAAATTGGAGTTTCATCTAAGACAAAGCATAATGAAGTTGCACCAAATCAATTTGAGGTAGCATCTGTATTCTCTACAGCAAACGTAGCAACTGACAGTAATCAGCTTACTATGGATATTATCCAAAAGGTAGCAGTTAGACATGGATTGGTAGCTCTTTTACATGAAAAACCTTTTGCAGGAGTAAATGGTTCTGGAAAACATAATAACTGGTCTCTAGCAACTGAAAGTGCAAACTTACTTGAGCCAGGAGATAACCCTAAAGATAACGCTCAGTTCCTTGTATTCTTGAGTTCAGTAGTAGAGGCTGTGGACAGATACGCACCACTTCTAAGACTTTCTGCTGCAAGTGCAAATAATGACCACAGACTAGGAGGACATGAAGCACCTCCAGCAATAATCTCCATTTTCTTAGGTGATGCTCTGTCAAATATTCTAGAGACTATAGCAGGTGGAACCCCAGAAAGCGAAGCTAAAGCTTCAAAGTTAGAAATAGGAGTAGATTCACTTCCAAAATTACCAAAAGACCTTACAGACAGAAACAGAACTTCTCCATTTGCCTTTACAGGAAATAAATTTGAATTTAGAATGGTTGGATCTTCTGCATCTACTTCAGGTCCAAATGTAATCCTAAATACAATTGTTGCAGAAGTACTTTCAGAATATGCTGATATTCTTGAAAAATCAGAAGATAAAAACGAAGCTATAAAGCAAATCATTACAAAAGCATACACTGAGCATGGAAAAGTTGTATTCAACGGAAATGGTTATGGAGAAGAGTGGATAGCAGAGGCTGAAAAGAGAGGTCTTCCAAACTTAAAAGCTACAAGTGACGTATTAAAATATAACTTAGCTCCAGAAACTATAGAAGTATTTGAAAAGCACATGGTTCTATCGGCAGAAGAGTTAGAGTCAAGACACAACATTTACAGTGAAATTTACGTAAATCAAATAGAACTTGAAGCCAAGGTAATCACAAAAATGTCTGAGACAGAAGTTATTCCTGCTGCTAATAAGTACATGAAAGAAATAGCAGAGACGATAAACAGCAGTAAAGAGTTTTTACCTGAAAGCTTGTTGAAAAGTCAAAAAGATCTTGTTGTTTCAGTAGCTGAAAATGTTGATAAGCTTGTAAAAGAGACAAAAGTCTTAGAGACAATAATTTCTAATAAACCAGAAGAATTAGATGCTGAAGTTCAGTATGCAAGAAAAGAGATATTACCAGTTATGGATAAAATAAGAGCTGCGGCAGATACTTTGGAAACTTTATGTTCTAAAGAAGTATGGCCTATGCCAACTTATGAAGAGTTGCTTTATAAGTTGTAATTAAAATCAATGAAAAAACTTCTTCAGATCTTATCTGAAGAAGTTTTTTTACTTTAGAAAAATAAAAGGATTTTTATATGAAAAATGTATGTCTTTATAACATTAAAATATAGGGAGGTATATATGAAAAATATGAAACTTTTTATTACAAGTAACTTTGCTGATCTTTTCATGAAGTTGCTAGGGGCGGTAGTTATTTTTCTAATAGGTAAATTTATTATCAACAAAATTATGGCACTGGTTCATAAGGCAATGTATAAGAGGAAGACTGATCCCATGGTACATTCCTTTGCAGTATCATTCTTAAGATCACTATCTTATGTTATTCTGCTAATAATTACAGCCTCTATAGTGGGAATCCAGATGACCTCGCTTGTAGCAATTTTAGGTGCGGCCACTTTTGCAGTAGGTCTAGCCCTACAGGGGAGTTTATCAAATTTTGCCGGGGGGGTGCTTATCCTTATTTTTAAGCCATTTGAAATAGGTCACTATATAGAAGCAGCGGGATATTCAGGAACTGTTGAAGGGATACAGATATTTTATACAGTTTTGAATACTCCAGACAACAAAAGAATCATAATTCCCAATGGAGAACTTTCCAATAACTCATTGATTAATTATTCTAAAAATGATAAAAGAAGAGTAGATATTAATTTTGGAATTTCCTATGGAGATGATTTTAAAAAAGCTATTTCATTTTTAAATGATATAGCCCAGTCGCACGAAAAAGTTCTAAAAGATGAGCCTATTACTATAAGGGTAAAAGAACTAGGGGATTCTTCAGTAAATATAACCTACAGAGTATGGTGTAAGACTGCAGACTACTGGACAGTATATTTTGATTCGATTGAAAAGGCTAAAGAAGTTTTTGATAGGGAAAAAATAGAAATACCATTTCCTCAAATGGATGTACATTTTAACCCTAAAGACGTACAAAATTAAAAGAGCTGCGAAAGCACATCCCTATCAAGCTAAGCTTTCAATTTAATAAAATTTGTCTTAAACCTTCTTCAGATATTACTTAAAGGAGATTTTTCTTTCTTAAATTGTATAATTAACCCAAGTTGCTACTTAAAAAAAATTATTATAAATTACTGAATTTATCTGAATATTAGAGTCAAAAGATTTTGTCACGAATGGACACTAATAAAAGATAAGGAAATTAACACGAATAAGAATAAAACCTTTTGGCCACATAGGGCACAGAGAAAAAAATAGAGTTTCACAGAATTAAAAGCAAAACTATAAATGTTTTTTTTGCGAGAGGTTTTTATCCCTTTTCCCTTGCCATTGATAAAATCAGCGTTAAGAATAACTGCAGTGAAATCCTTAGAAAAAATCGACTGTTTGAGCGTAGCGAGTTTCGAGTTTTTCTTGGATTTCCGAGGGCATTTAGCTGATTTTTCACGGGCTTGAACTTTTGGTTACTTTTCTTTCAAGAGAAAAGTAACGAATCCTGATAAATTCAATACTTTAATTTAATAAAGGTAGCAACTTAGGTTAATTAATCGCAACAAAAAATGACCCATAGATATTTCCTTGGTATAATCGGTTCTAGTGGTTGTGATGAATTGATTAAAGCAGTTATATGGTCTAAATCACAAGAATCTGACTATGTATGTATAGGGCATTAATAAATGATGAAGATGGAATTCAACAGATAGATGCAGTAAAAAAACATATTGGAAGGGTTGTCACAAAGGCGTTTAAATCTATGGCTTCTTTGGGGGTAGAAGACTCTATGAATCCTCTCTTTGAAGATTATGCCAGCCAATTGTTTGATTTTACTGAGATGAGAAAAGAAATGAAAAATATAACTGGGGAGTCAAAACAACCTGGAAAAATACATGTTAAACAATTTATAGAGAGCAGTCTAGTATTGATTGAAGATTAAAGTATTGCTGGGTATGTTACTTTTCATTGGTGAAAAGTAACCAAATGCTTTTCTTTCAAGAGAAAAGAAAAATTCACTAAAAAATTCAGGAATTTATCATAACTTATATCAAGTAACAACTTGAGTTAATGAGACAGTATAAAAGATAAAAAACAGCTGTAAAAAGATGCTTACAGCTGTTTTTTTAAAGTTTTTTTTTCAAGAAGCGAGATTAGTATTTTTTCAAATTCTTTGTCTTCATTGCCGGTTCTTTTTTTTGGTCCTTTGGTTCTTCCCCCGGCTTTTCTTATTTTCTGGCCCATATGCCTCTGAAACATGAGGGACTCGATGTTGAAAATGGTGTAAAGAAACCCTTTTGGGTGTATCACTCCTGAAGCTTTCTGAAGAAGTATAGAGGCTAGTCCGTAGTCCTGGGTAACTATGATGTCACCCTCTATACAGGTGGTTATTATTTTGTGATCCACAGAATCCATACCCTGCCCCACCTTTATCACAGTGAAATTTCCATATATTTCATGGGCTTCATCCACTACCATAATCAGTTCTATGCCGTGTTTTACAGCCTGATCTTCGCATATTTTCTTTACAGCTTTTGGGCAGGCATCAGCATCTATTATTATTCTCATTTATGTCTCACTTTCGCCGGTATTTTTATCCTGTTCTTCCCCCTTCTTAAATACAATAGTCCTGTAAGGGAAAGGAATCTCTACTCCCTCACTATCAAATCTCTGCTTTATGCTTTTATTCAGGTCACATTTCATTACAAACCCAGATGAACTGTCATTGGACCACACCCAAGCCTTCAGGTTAACGGAAGAGTCTCCGAATCCCACGACTTTTACATTCACAGGGGGGTCCCCTGCATTTATCTCTTCAAAAGTTCTGTTATCTAGAAACGCTGGATGTTTCATAGCTTCTTCTCTTATTATTTGGATGGCCCTGTCTTCGTCAGAGTCATAACTAATACCTATTTCTATGTGATTGCACACCTTATCTTCTATAATATTGGAGTTTTCTATAATTTCATTACTTATAACAGAATTTGGAACTATTATCCTTTTGTTTTCAAATGTTCTTATCATAGTGTGTCTGAGGGTGATATCCTCTATCACTCCAAAGGTTTCTTTACCGATTAGTTTTACCCTGTCTCCTATCCTAAAGGGTTTGAAGATAGCTATAAAGATGCCACTTACAATGTTTGAAAAGGCCTGCTGAGAGGCAAAACCGATAATAATGGCAAGGACACCGGAACCTGCAAAGATTGAAACCACTAAACTTCTGAATGAAGGTATGGTATAGACTGCAAACAGTAGACCGATAAAATAAACTATTCCTGCCAAAAAATGTTTTATAAAAGTAAACTGTGTGGGGTCAAGCTCCCTGAGTCTATGGTTGCGGTCCATTATCTTCCTAGAAAGTTTCACAAAAAATAGAGTCAGCATTACCGCAGCTGAAAATACGAGAGTTCTAACGAGCAAATTTAAAAGTGTTTTTTCATTGAATAATTCCAAAAATGTCTCAAGGACCATTTCTTTATCTCCTTTTGTATAAAAAATATTTTGTTTATGTTTTATATTATGCGTATTCTGTTTCAATGAATTTCAGATTTTTATCATTCACTAAACACCACATATAATAACATTAAAGTGAATAGCAATCAAAATAAATTTAGAATTTTTATGAGTTTTTCAATAAAATCTTGTACATAGAATCACTGGTATTTTGAACAGAGAGGCTGTTTTGGATCTCTCTGTTTTTTATCATAGTGATCAGTTCCCTTATGATTTTAAGCTGGATAATATTATCGTCCTTTGGGGTCAAAATCAAAAATATAAATCTTGATTTTTTTCCATCTGGAGAGTTCCAGTATATACCCTCTTTAGAAAACGCAAAGGTGATAACTGGTTTATCTATAATATCTAGCCTGGCATGGGGCAGAGCTATCCCCTCTTCTATAGAGGTGTTGCTCATGTTTTCTCTGCTGAGCACCTCTGCTTTTATTAGTTCAAGGTCGATTTTTTTATTAAAAGCGATCACAGCGGCTATTTTTTCAATAGCTTCAGTAGGAGTGGATGCATCTAGGTCCTGGATGATCAGTTTTTTAGAGAAAAATTCTTTCAAAGATATATCCTTGAATCTTTTTATTAAGAATGCAAGCCACGGCCCCATGATAATAGATGAAAAAATGGCTCCGAAAACGATAGCTATAAAAATCTCTTTTGAGATCAATCCGTACTCTAGCGCTAAAAGACTTACTACTATATGCATCTCACCCCCTGGGACATGGGCGACACTTATTATGAGTCTGTCATTTCTTGATTTTTTAGAAAAAAAGGATCCAGTCCATGCTCCCAAAAACCTTCCGAAAATTCCGATTGTAGTTATCATGATAGCCAGAAAAATATTGAAGTTTTCAAGGAAATCAATTTTCAAGCCGATATTAACAAAAAATATAGGGGCGAAAACAGCGTAAACTATCTGCTCTATAGAGGTTCTAGATTTTTGGGAAAAATATTTTGACTCCCCTGCTAGGATTCCGGCTATGAAAAATCCAAAAAGTGAGTGTATTCCTATTTTCATAGTTATGATTCCAAAAGCTATTCCCAAAAGTACAACCACACTGAGGGCCTCAGCGGTGGTTTCGATTCTTTGTTTACTTATTTTAAAAAGAAAGGTATTTAAGATCTTCTTTACATGGAACAGGGCTATGTAAACAAAAAGCAAAGTGTAAATTATGATATATGCTATTTTATCTATTTGAAGGCTTTCCTGAGTAAAAACAGATAATATAATTGTAAAGATTATCCATCCGATAACATCGTTTATAGTCAAAGCTGAGACGATGAGGAAGCCGGTATCACTTTTTAAAATATTCAATTCGTGGAGGCCCCTTATTGCCACAGGCATAGCACTAATGGTCATTATTGTAGCTACAAAAAAGGAGAATGTCAGTCTATTTTCAGGGCTGATCAAATACTTGTCAGGTAAAAGTAGTATGGGAAAAACAGAAACTATTATAGGAATCACAATATCGAAAAGGGATATTTTTAGGGCATCTTTTTTTTGTTTCCATACGTTGGAAAAATTGATCTCTAAACCTGTAGTCATCAATAAAAGAAATAAACCAAGCCATCCTACTGTTTCTATCATGTTTTGCTGTATCGCATCTGCTGGAAAAAGTTTTAACTGGAATGCTGGGAACAATTTTCCTAAGATAGTGGGCCCTAGAAATACACCAATGAGGATATCTGCGGTCACAGTAGGTTGCCTTATCTTCTTTAATAAGATTCCAAAGTATTTTGACAAAGACAAGATGATAAAAAGCTGTATAAGAAATAACAGTATATTGTTTTCATTTAGATAGTGCATGGCATCCTCACCCTCTCTCTTATTATTTATAAATTTTTATGATACAGCCCCATATAGATGGTGTAATCCAGTTTCTGCATGGTTATTATCTCTAATATTTATACAGGTTTTCAAGAGGGTATCCTCTAATTTTATCCTTCGACTCACCTTTGAGCGTTATCCTGTTTTTGGATATTGTGAGAAGTTTTTTAATAAACTTGAGAAAAACATCTATAAAAAAGTTAACTGGATAAAATAAAAGTAATAAAAAGACAATCTTATGGGATTAGAAAATTCAGTAATTTAAGAAAATTACTTATGCTTAGAATTTCCTAACTCCCCATTGTTGACAAAGAGCCTTAAGATATATCGATAATACCCTTGCAAAGGGCGTTGCCAATGTAATAAATGTAATCAATCCCAAACTTTTCATTATAAACGGAGAGATAAATAAATGCAGCGAGATAGTTTTCCCAAGAATAAAGTTGGGAATACAAAAGTCCAGTATGTACACCTCAGCCAAGGATGTGGAATTTAAGTCCAGTTATTTTAATGACTGCGGGGCTTCGCCAGGAGCAGTGGCTACGGTTTTTAGGGGCATTTTTAAGTAGATTAAAATTATGTACTAGAATATAAAGTCAAAAGAGCTTACTACAAATTGGCATCAATAAAAAAATTATTGCGAATATTTGTTCATTCATAACTTTAAACGGCAGCTTAAATTAAATATGCTGAAAATAATGTGAGTTCAAGAATTTAAAAATGGATCCCCCAAGTATAAAATACTCAGAGGCTCCATTTTCTTTTGTCTATATTTTATTCTTACTGTTCATCTTTTTCTTTCCACTTATGATCTAATTCGTCTAGTTTCCTAGCAGCCATATCTCTACCCCCTATACCGAAGGCGATAGCTAGAGCGATTGCAATGGCCCCTATGGTGAATCCGAAGGCCATGTTGATGATCTCATTTGCAATTCCCATCTGTCTAAGTCCCATAGCTCCGACAAATATGATAATAGAAGCTTTTGAAAGAGCCGCAAGACAGTCTTTGCTTTTTATTTCTGATCTTTTGATAATATCAGAAGTAAAGGTGGAGATATATACACCTATGACGATTATCAGTACTCCTAGGAATATTTTTCCTAAAAGGACGGTGAGACTGCTGCTGAGGTCTTTTAGCACGGTGAATTCAAGTATATCTATGGACTGTATAACAGCAAGATAGATGATGGTTATTTTTACAGCTTTTCCTACTAGTTTCGAGCAGGAGTCTTCTTTTACTTTAAGACCGGTCCTCTCTAGGTGTGAATCAAAATGAAGTCCTTTAAGAAGGCTTGTAATTATTCCCTCTATGAGTTTTGCAAAGAAAGTAGCCACAAGAAGAATGATTACAACTCCGGCAATTCTAGGAAGATAACTGAATATTACCTCTATCATCAATACCACAGGTGCTGTTATGTGTTGTAAGCCGATATAACCAAGAGATGCTGTTATAACAGGTATTAAGATTAGAATATATACTATATTTGCTATAATTTTACTTAAATTTCCTTCAAATACCTTTTTCTCGTCTATTTTTAATCGTTCATCTAAATTGAAAGATTCTAAGATTCCGGTGAGGATATCTCTTATCTTATAGGCGATAAACCAACCAAGCACTAGGAAAATTCCGGCTGCAAGGATATTTGGAAGCTGTTCAAGGAGCTTGCTCAGCATATTGGTGACAGGTTCTAAAATTCCGCCTAGTTTTAGTGCCGAAAGGACACCTGGTAAAAATATTAGAAATATAATGAGGTATACAACGTCACCTAAAATTTTTGTTACAGATGTACCCTCTCCCACTTTGAGCTTTTTGTCTAGTTCTATCTTGTCAAAAACTTTTACTGTGAAGAATTTTCCTAACTTTGCAAATATCAGGGTGATAATAAGCAGGAAAACTCCGCCTAGGATATTAGGCATGTACAGGAAGATAGAATTCAGGAAACCTGTGAGAGGTTCCGTAAATTTACCCAATCCCAGTTTCTCGGCTGCGGCAATTATGATGAAAATTACAATTAGATAATAGATGGCCTTTACAATGATACTAAAGAAGACCTGTGATTGTTCTTTCTTATCTTCAGAAATTTTTCCCTGTATAAACTTTGATTTGCTAATAAGAGAACCTACTTTTTTGGCGATAAATGAAGCAATAATGAGACCGACGACAACTATCAGAATTACTCCGACAATTGTAAGTAACTGACTAGATAGAGTAAATTGAAACATATTTTTGAAATCAGACATAATATTTCCTCCTTTTTTACTTGTGGTATTCATAATAAATATATTCTGTAGGAGGGACAATTCCTCTAAAAAACTTACTTTTATTAAAAAAAACAAGATTTTATCCTGGTTTTTAGGCAACGGAATTTTAGGTTTAATTCAGCATAAAAAAACAGGCTATAGAGATTATAGCCTGCGTAACTTGTAACATTTATTTAGAAGTGAACGTGACCGTGCTCTAATTCCTCTTCTGAAGCGTCTCTTACCTCAGTTACTTTAAGGTCAAATGTAAGATTTTTACCTGCGAAAGGGTGGTTTCCGTCTACTAGAACAACGTCATCTTCGATTGATTTTATAACGAATTCCATAAGTCCTTCATCTGTCTCAGCCTGGAAATCTAGCCCCTCATAAATATCTTCAAATTCTGAAAAATCTTCCTTTGACATTTCAGATATAAGTTCTTCATCATATTCACCATATCCCTCTTCAGGAGACACGATTATTTTTGATTGGAACCCTTCAGTTTTTCCTTCTAAGATCTCCTCTATCTTAGGAATGAAATCTCCAATGCCCTGAATATATGCAAAAGGTCCAACCTCTTTTGTGTCTTCTAGTATATTTTCATCTTCGTCAGTAAGAATAAAATCCAAAACTACAACTTTGCTCTCTTCTATTTTCATTAAAACACCCCGCTCTAAAATAATACTCCAAAAGGAGCTTAATTAATGATAACATATAGATGATAGATTTTCACTATAAATTTAAAGGAATTTCCATTTTTATTCATAACTATTATATTAACTAGAAGTATAGAGGGGGACTCACAATGACAGCAGCATTTTTTGATATTGATGGTACCATATACAGAAATTCTCTCCTTATTGAGCATTTTAAGAAACTCATAAAATATGAACTCTTGAATATTCAGATGTATGAGGACAGGATAAAAAACAGTTTTAAGCAGTGGGACGAAAGAACAGGTGACTATGACAAGTATCTCATGGGACTTGCAGATACCTATGTAGAAGCTATAAAGGGAATATCTTTAAAATATAATGACTTTGTGTCAGACCAGGTTATGGACTTAAAGGGAAACAGGGTATATACTTACACGAGAAATATGATCAAATTTCATAAGGAAAAAGGGGATAAGGTGATATTCATATCTGGAAGCCCGGACTTTCTGGTGTCTAGAATGGCTGAAAAATGGGATGCCGATGACTACTGCGGGACAAAATATTTTGCAGAGGATGGCAAATTTTCAGGAGAGATATCTCCTATGTGGGATTCTGAAAATAAGATAAAGGCCATAGATTATTTTAGGGAAAAATATGATCTGAATCTAGATGAGTGTTTTGCCTACGGAGATACCAAAGGTGATCTCAGCATGCTTAAAATAGTTGGGAATCCTAGGGCTGTAAATCCATCTAAGGAATTATTTAAAGAGATCAAATCTGATAAAAGTCTAAAGGAAAAAACCCAGATAATAATCGAAAGAAAGGATATAGTCTACAGAGTATCTGCAGACGTGGAAATTTTGTAAGTCTGGATTATTCCAGACTTTTTTCTTTGCTAGAAGGTTAGTGTTCTTAATTTAATTGACTTCGAATAGGGTATGGGGGTATAATTGATAAAAGAGATAAATAATATAAGCAGGAGGGAAATAATATGAAGAGAATAATAATAGAGGGAATGATGTGTAATCACTGTGTAAATGCTGTGAGCAAGGTTTTAAAGGGTATAGAGGGTATAAGTGAGGTAAGGGTGAGTTTAGAAGAGAAAGAAGCTGTGGTATAAGGTGCGGCATCTGAAGAAGTTCTGAAAGAAACGGTAGAAAAGAGGGATACACTGTGGTATTTGTAGAAGATATAGATGACAGTGAGCCTGAAGATGATAAAAAATCCGAGATTTTTTCAAAGTTTTTTAAGAAAATCAAAGATTCTAAGTAACCTAAGTTGCTAACTTTATTTCAGATTAAAGTATTGAATTTATCGGGATTCGTTACTTTTCTCTTGAAAGAAAAGTAACCAAAAGTTCAAGCCTATGAAAAATCAGCTAAATAACCTTGAAAATCCAAGAAAAACTCGAAACTCGCTACGCTCAAACAGTCGATTTTTTCTAAGGATTTCACTGCAGTTATTCTTAACGCTGATTTTGTCAATGGCAAGGGAAAAGGGATAAAAACCTCTCGCAAAAAAACATTTATAGTTTTGCTTTTAATTCTGTGAAACTCCCTCTTTTTCTCTGCGTCCTCTGTGGCCAAAAGATTTTATCCTTATTCGTGTTAATTTCCCTATCTTTTATTAGTGTTCATTCGTGATAAAATCTTTTGACTTTAATATCGCTCTCCTCCGTGATACTCTCTTCTTTTCTCTGTGACCAAAAGCTTTTGTCCTTATTCGTGTTAATTTCCCTATCTTTTATTAGTGTCTATTCGTGACAAAATCTTTTGACTCTAATATTCAGATAAATTCAGTAATTTATGGGAATTTCTTTCAAGTAGCAACTAGAGTTAAGTATGAAAATTTCCGGGGATAAAAACTCGACTGCTGTAACATAAAAAAAGATAAATAAGATATTTTAGTTTTTTAAAAGAGGTGTTTTTTATGCAAAAAGAAGGAATAATAGTAAAGATAGAAGACAATACAGCCTATGTAAACGTAAAGCCAGCTCACAAAGGCGGGTGCGGAAGCTGTGGAAAATGCAAGGTGAAGAAAGATGAATTTGTTGTAGAGGTTGATCTTCCTGATTTTCCTGTTGATTCTGGAGACAGGGTTTTGCTGGAGATGGAGGATAGCTCTGTGTATTCTGTAGGACTTTTTCTTTACGTTGTGCCTCCGCTTTTTATGATATTAGGATATCTCACAGCACAATTTTTTGGTGCAGGAGAGGAGCTCGGAATATTTATAAGTTTTCTTTTCTTGATAGCTGCCTTTTATTTAATAAGATACTTTGATATGAGCAGAGGAAAAAAACTTATAAAAAATAATATGAAAATAATAAAGAGAATATAAAAGACCGCCTGCGTAAACAGGCGGTCTTTTATATTAAAGGTATTTGATATCACAATTATTACTTTACTTTAAAACCATCTTCTGTTTTTGTTACCAGACCATTTTTCAGAAGACTTCCCATGGCTCTTTTAAAGGCCTTTTTACTCATGCCGAGCATTTTTTCGATTTTTTCCGGTGAACTTTTGTCGTTTAACGGAAAGGTATTTCTGTAGAGTTTCATTTTTTCAATAAGCTTTTCCGCATCTTTGTCCATCTGCTGGTGCAAGAGTGCCCTAGGGCTAAGATCAAGTTTACCATCTTCTCTTACTCTAATCACTCTTAGTTCTAATTCCTGTCCAACTTCATATTCTTCATAGCATTCACTTTTTGGAATAAGTCCGAAATATCTGTCGTCTACCGCAACAAAAACCCCTATATCTTTTTGAATTCTGTAGACTGTAGCTGAAACAAGGTCATTTGCCTTGTAGTCGCTGCAGGGCATAAGGAATTTATAAATCTGCATAGTAGCAGAAAGTCTTCCTTTTTTGTCTTCGTATAGACCCACGAGATACTTATTTCCTAATTTTAATTTTCCCTCTTCCTGACCTCTAGGAAGTAGGATATCTTTATTGAGACCCCAGTCTAAAAAAGCTCCTATTTCAGTTATGTCTACAACTTCTAGTTTTGAAAGTGCTCCCACAACTGCATAGGTTTTTCTAAGTGTGGCTATAAGCCTGTCCTCAGAATCGCGGTAGATAAATACATCTAGGTAGTCTCCAGGCTCTACCTCTATATTCTCAATCTCATTATTAGGTAAAAGGATATTATCTTTAGGATTGTCTGTCTCAGCGTCCATATAAGCACCGATACTTGCAATGTTGTTTACTCTCATCTTTTGTCTTTTTCCTATTTTTATCATATTACACTCCTTTGAATAACAAATACCCTGTATTATACAATTATTTAGTAAAAATTACAATGTAAAACTTATTGTGAA
It contains:
- a CDS encoding DNA-binding domain-containing protein, which translates into the protein MYRALINDEDGIQQIDAVKKHIGRVVTKAFKSMASLGVEDSMNPLFEDYASQLFDFTEMRKEMKNITGESKQPGKIHVKQFIESSLVLIED
- a CDS encoding mechanosensitive ion channel family protein, with translation MVLETFLELFNEKTLLNLLVRTLVFSAAVMLTLFFVKLSRKIMDRNHRLRELDPTQFTFIKHFLAGIVYFIGLLFAVYTIPSFRSLVVSIFAGSGVLAIIIGFASQQAFSNIVSGIFIAIFKPFRIGDRVKLIGKETFGVIEDITLRHTMIRTFENKRIIVPNSVISNEIIENSNIIEDKVCNHIEIGISYDSDEDRAIQIIREEAMKHPAFLDNRTFEEINAGDPPVNVKVVGFGDSSVNLKAWVWSNDSSSGFVMKCDLNKSIKQRFDSEGVEIPFPYRTIVFKKGEEQDKNTGESET
- a CDS encoding glutamine synthetase III, yielding MENNDYKVRPLTEVYGTNCFNGATLKQRVPKSIFKEFKKVQSGEKDLTLNVAEVIANAMKDWALEKGATHFTHWFQPLTGITAEKHDSFVNPGPDGTVILEFSGKELIKGEPDASSFPSGGLRATFEARGYTAWDTTSPAFLREDQTGITLYIPTAFVSYKGHALDKKVPLLRSMAAVEKQSLRVLKALGDTKTEKTYTTLGVEQEYFLVEKEFYEKRLDLMHTGRTLLGAGSAKEQELTGHYFGTIKERVATFMQDLDLELWKIGVSSKTKHNEVAPNQFEVASVFSTANVATDSNQLTMDIIQKVAVRHGLVALLHEKPFAGVNGSGKHNNWSLATESANLLEPGDNPKDNAQFLVFLSSVVEAVDRYAPLLRLSAASANNDHRLGGHEAPPAIISIFLGDALSNILETIAGGTPESEAKASKLEIGVDSLPKLPKDLTDRNRTSPFAFTGNKFEFRMVGSSASTSGPNVILNTIVAEVLSEYADILEKSEDKNEAIKQIITKAYTEHGKVVFNGNGYGEEWIAEAEKRGLPNLKATSDVLKYNLAPETIEVFEKHMVLSAEELESRHNIYSEIYVNQIELEAKVITKMSETEVIPAANKYMKEIAETINSSKEFLPESLLKSQKDLVVSVAENVDKLVKETKVLETIISNKPEELDAEVQYARKEILPVMDKIRAAADTLETLCSKEVWPMPTYEELLYKL
- a CDS encoding mechanosensitive ion channel domain-containing protein; the encoded protein is MKNMKLFITSNFADLFMKLLGAVVIFLIGKFIINKIMALVHKAMYKRKTDPMVHSFAVSFLRSLSYVILLIITASIVGIQMTSLVAILGAATFAVGLALQGSLSNFAGGVLILIFKPFEIGHYIEAAGYSGTVEGIQIFYTVLNTPDNKRIIIPNGELSNNSLINYSKNDKRRVDINFGISYGDDFKKAISFLNDIAQSHEKVLKDEPITIRVKELGDSSVNITYRVWCKTADYWTVYFDSIEKAKEVFDREKIEIPFPQMDVHFNPKDVQN
- a CDS encoding YaiI/YqxD family protein, which gives rise to MRIIIDADACPKAVKKICEDQAVKHGIELIMVVDEAHEIYGNFTVIKVGQGMDSVDHKIITTCIEGDIIVTQDYGLASILLQKASGVIHPKGFLYTIFNIESLMFQRHMGQKIRKAGGRTKGPKKRTGNEDKEFEKILISLLEKKTLKKQL